In one Novosphingobium humi genomic region, the following are encoded:
- a CDS encoding type IV secretion system DNA-binding domain-containing protein — MSIFRNDTLGSWTRGGQAIVHNVRMTTQVFYQTLLAGLVIWIIGTILYALEKSSAYERFVLVKLAEAWIKVDAAEGTNDPVQFHTPDGRVYWTSADWLVASSLAKKTLHNFEIYLLHGTAISGLFALAMLGWAWFYFTRTGRGLGSNEYLRGARFGTIRQVRRALWSQKKGPLIIGSVPVPEAFEPEHILLCGAPGTGKTNLIVGMLDGIRKSGRRAIVYDTAGTFVEKFYRQGQDMLLNPLDRRTAHWSPWVDVPRDYHYDQIAESTIPDKHGDPFWAKAARGTLVAVMRKLARQKHTYVSVLLDRLLRSKLKDLAAFVTGTDAAAFISTEGERTSAGIQAELASVMRSFSYLDDTEDGFSIREWVEKGDEGSWLFITVKADQLPSLRPLITVWLDIAISAIMSLTPDRDRRLYCVIDELPTLQKLPSLSDFLARARKYGGCGILGFQSYPQLEATYGIQDAAAITGYCSTWVALRANDTATAKHVSENLGQVEQVEANEGMSYGVNDMRDGVNLSRMQVTRPLVMPTEVTNLPNLVGFLRFGRNLPVVRFNSRFNDIPSLGEAFAERTEPAFQIDKARTLVRMAHAEARVREAMEREATQMSVPDVIVADKPTRKPPKPPKEPAPPPPQSDLFQPLSAEVDPQRVEDILLNEEGAELPVPARVLWSILAGKQGQIQSDLVQHGRDDGPREPARPA, encoded by the coding sequence ATGAGCATCTTTCGCAACGACACGCTCGGCTCCTGGACACGGGGAGGGCAGGCCATCGTTCACAATGTTCGGATGACAACCCAGGTCTTCTATCAGACGCTTCTGGCGGGGCTGGTGATCTGGATCATCGGCACCATCTTGTACGCGCTTGAGAAGTCCAGCGCCTATGAACGTTTCGTTCTGGTCAAGCTGGCCGAAGCCTGGATCAAGGTCGATGCAGCGGAGGGCACCAATGATCCCGTGCAGTTCCATACGCCCGATGGACGAGTCTACTGGACCTCAGCCGATTGGCTGGTCGCCTCCAGTCTGGCGAAGAAGACCCTCCATAATTTCGAGATCTATCTGCTCCATGGGACGGCGATCTCAGGCCTCTTTGCGCTGGCCATGCTAGGCTGGGCATGGTTCTATTTTACCCGGACGGGCAGGGGGCTGGGCTCCAACGAATATCTGCGCGGCGCCCGCTTCGGCACGATCCGACAGGTTCGGCGCGCGCTTTGGAGCCAGAAGAAGGGACCGCTCATCATCGGCTCGGTCCCGGTTCCGGAAGCGTTCGAGCCCGAACATATCCTGCTTTGCGGTGCCCCCGGAACGGGCAAGACCAACCTGATCGTGGGTATGCTGGATGGCATCCGCAAATCGGGCCGTCGGGCCATTGTCTATGATACCGCCGGCACCTTCGTCGAAAAATTCTATCGGCAGGGGCAGGACATGCTGCTTAATCCGCTTGACCGGCGCACCGCCCATTGGTCGCCCTGGGTCGATGTGCCGCGCGACTATCATTACGATCAGATCGCTGAATCGACGATCCCCGACAAGCATGGCGATCCGTTCTGGGCGAAGGCGGCCCGAGGTACGCTGGTCGCGGTGATGCGCAAGCTCGCCCGCCAGAAGCACACCTATGTATCGGTTTTGCTCGACCGACTGCTGCGTTCCAAACTCAAGGATCTGGCCGCGTTTGTGACGGGGACGGATGCGGCCGCCTTCATCAGCACCGAGGGGGAGCGCACCTCGGCGGGTATCCAGGCCGAACTTGCCTCGGTGATGCGCAGCTTCAGCTACCTTGACGATACTGAGGATGGCTTCTCGATCCGCGAGTGGGTGGAGAAGGGCGATGAGGGAAGCTGGCTTTTCATCACCGTGAAAGCGGACCAGCTTCCGTCTCTGCGGCCCCTGATCACGGTCTGGCTCGATATCGCCATCAGCGCGATCATGAGCCTTACGCCCGATCGCGATCGGCGCCTTTATTGTGTGATCGACGAACTGCCCACGTTGCAGAAACTGCCTTCGCTTTCGGACTTTCTTGCCCGCGCCCGCAAATATGGCGGATGCGGCATCCTGGGTTTCCAGTCCTATCCGCAGCTCGAGGCAACCTATGGCATTCAGGATGCTGCTGCGATTACCGGCTATTGCTCAACCTGGGTGGCGCTGCGGGCCAATGATACGGCCACGGCCAAACATGTTTCGGAAAATCTGGGGCAAGTGGAACAGGTGGAGGCCAATGAAGGCATGTCCTATGGCGTCAATGACATGCGCGATGGCGTCAACCTGTCGCGTATGCAGGTGACGCGGCCCCTCGTCATGCCGACCGAGGTCACCAACCTGCCCAATCTGGTCGGCTTCCTGCGCTTTGGCCGCAACCTCCCCGTGGTTCGTTTCAACAGCCGCTTCAATGATATTCCCTCGCTGGGAGAAGCTTTCGCCGAACGCACCGAGCCAGCCTTCCAGATCGACAAAGCCAGAACGCTTGTGCGCATGGCTCATGCCGAAGCGCGCGTGCGCGAGGCGATGGAAAGAGAGGCGACGCAGATGTCGGTTCCTGACGTTATCGTTGCCGATAAGCCCACCCGGAAACCACCGAAGCCCCCAAAAGAGCCCGCGCCACCGCCACCCCAGTCGGACCTGTTTCAGCCTCTGTCGGCTGAGGTCGATCCCCAACGGGTGGAGGACATATTGCTCAACGAAGAGGGTGCCGAACTTCCGGTGCCGGCGCGGGTCCTCTGGTCGATCCTCGCCGGCAAGCAGGGGCAGATACAGTCCGATCTTGTCCAGCATGGCCGCGATGATGGACCGCGTGAACCGGCGAGGCCAGCATGA
- a CDS encoding CopG family transcriptional regulator, with amino-acid sequence MPKINFRLDGPLHAALMRRARGANLSLSGLVRQLLEQAVDERRRYVFTSQDEILATSIQILSILATSVGQQSPKGLEQGMAQARTILAERGLLGGEDGQ; translated from the coding sequence GTGCCCAAGATCAATTTCCGTCTTGATGGTCCGCTGCACGCAGCCTTGATGCGCCGTGCTCGCGGAGCCAATCTTTCTTTGTCGGGTCTGGTTCGGCAGTTGCTGGAACAGGCAGTCGATGAGCGTCGGCGATACGTTTTCACGTCGCAGGACGAAATCCTCGCCACCTCGATCCAGATCCTTTCCATCCTCGCGACATCGGTTGGTCAGCAGTCCCCCAAAGGCCTCGAACAAGGCATGGCACAGGCCCGCACCATCCTGGCCGAGCGCGGTCTGCTGGGCGGGGAGGATGGTCAATGA